A part of Cannabis sativa cultivar Pink pepper isolate KNU-18-1 chromosome 6, ASM2916894v1, whole genome shotgun sequence genomic DNA contains:
- the LOC115724996 gene encoding leucine aminopeptidase 1: MVAIVVSLASTLFTVAAPSSSTSFLTKLRSSPTLRLSFAVTPLGSRRGKLMAHTIARATLGLTQPSPIESPKISFAAKEIDVTEWKGDILAVGVTEKDFKKDDNSKFENPILKKLDSHLGGLLAEVSSEEDFSGKVGQSTIVRLPGLGSKRVGLIGLGQSASTTAAFRGLGEAVAAAAKAAQASDVAIVLASSEDLSAESKLTTASAIVSGTVLGSHEDTRYRSESKKSNLKSVDILGLGSGPELEKKLKYAEDLSSGIIFGKELVNSPANVLTPGVLAEEASKIAAEYSDVLSAKILDVEQCKELKMGSYLAVAAASANPAHFIHLTYKPSSGPVKAKLALVGKGLTFDSGGYNIKTGPGCSIELMKFDMGGSAAVLGAAKAIGQIKPPGVEVHFIVAACENMISGTGMRPGDIVTASNGKTIEVNNTDAEGRLTLADALVYASNQGVDKIVDLATLTGACVVALGPSIAGIFTPSDELAKEVVAASEAGGEKLWRLPMEDSYWESMKSGIADMVNTGGRPGGSITAALFLKQFVDEKVQWMHIDMAGPVWNDKKRTATGFGISTLVEWVVKNSS, encoded by the exons ATGGTAGCCATTGTTGTGTCCTTGGCTTCTACGTTATTCACAGTAGCTGCTCCTTCTTCTTCCACCTCTTTCTTAACTAAATTGCGTTCTTCTCCTACTCTCAGACTTTCTTTTGCAGTTACACCCTTGGGTTCTCGCAGAGGAAAGCTCATGGCTCACACCATTGCTAGGGCCACTCTTGGCCTTACTCAACCTTCTCCCATTGAATCCCCAAAg ATCTCTTTTGCTGCGAAAGAGATCGATGTGACAGAATGGAAGGGAGATATACTTGCTGTTGGGGTAACAGAAAAGGACTTCAAGAAAGATGATAACAGTAAGTTTGAGAATCCCATTTTGAAGAAGCTAGATTCTCACTTGGGTGGTCTATTGGCTGAAGTCTCCTCTGAGGAGGATTTCAGTGGAAAGGTTGGCCAGTCAACCATTGTTAGACTTCCTGGTCTTGGATCAAAGAGGGTTGGTTTGATCGGGCTTGGACAGTCTGCTTCAACTACAGCGGCTTTTCGGGGTCTCGGTGAGGCTGTTGCTGCAGCAGCCAAAGCTGCTCAAGCAAGTGATGTTGCTATAGTGCTGGCTTCATCTGAGGATCTTTCTGCTGAATCTAAACTCACCACAGCTTCAGCTATTGTATCTG GAACTGTGTTGGGATCCCATGAAGATACTAGGTATCGATCAGAGTCTAAGAAATCTAACCTTAAATCTGTGGACATTCTTGGTCTTGGAAGTGGTCCTGAATTGGAGAAGAAGCTCAAATATGCTGAAGATCTTTCTTCTGGAATAATTTTTGGGAAAGAGCTTGTGAATTCACCTGCCAATGTACTTACACCTG GGGTTCTTGCTGAAGAGGCCTCGAAGATTGCTGCGGAGTACAGTGATGTTCTGTCTGCAAAAATATTGGATGTAGAGCAATGTAAAGAATTGAAAATGGGTTCCTACTTGGCTGTTGCTGCTGCTTCTGCAAATCCCGCTCATTTTATTCATTTGACTTACAAGCCTTCAAGTGGACCTGTAAAGGCCAAGTTGGCATTAGTTGGAAAAGGGCTTACTTTTGACAG TGGTGGCTACAACATCAAGACAGGACCTGGCTGCTCTATTGAGCTCATGAAATTTGACATGGGTGGTTCAGCAGCAGTCTTAGGTGCTGCTAAAGCTATTGGTCAAATCAAACCCCCTGGCGTAGAG GTTCACTTCATTGTCGCAGCTTGCGAGAATATGATAAGTGGAACAGGCATGAGACCTGGGGATATTGTAACAGCATCAAATGGAAAGACAATAGAA GTCAACAACACTGATGCTGAAGGTAGACTTACACTGGCAGATGCTTTGGTATATGCTTCTAACCAAGGTGTTGACAAG ATTGTTGATTTGGCAACTTTAACTGGCGCTTGCGTAGTTGCTCTTGGACCATCAATTGCAG GTATCTTTACACCCAGTGATGAACTGGCTAAGGAGGTAGTTGCAGCTTCCGAAGCTGGTGGGGAGAAACTTTGGAGGTTGCCAATGGAGGATAGTTATTGGGAGTCGATGAAATCAGGAATAGCTGATATGGTCAATACTGGTGGTCGTCCAGGTGGTTCTATTACTGCAGCTCTCTTCTTGAAACAG TTTGTGGATGAAAAAGTACAGTGGATGCACATTGACATGGCCGGCCCGGTCTGGAATGACAAGAAGCGCACCGCCACAGGATTTGGCATTTCTACTCTGGTTGAATGGGTTGTGAAGAACTCCTCTTAG